In Macadamia integrifolia cultivar HAES 741 chromosome 12, SCU_Mint_v3, whole genome shotgun sequence, the following are encoded in one genomic region:
- the LOC122057540 gene encoding uncharacterized protein LOC122057540 yields MVSQEYLEKMQARQNYRNLWHTDLMRTIQADTPYCCFALWCGPCASYLLRKRALYNDMSRYICCAGYVPCSGKCGESKCPEFCLCTEVFCCFGNSVASTRFLLQDEFNIQTTQCDNCIIGFMFCLSQLACIFSIIAMIVGSSELQEASQILNCLSDFVYCTVCACMQTQHKVEMDKRDGKFGPQPVMAVPPFQQMSRIDQPVPPPVGYPPQPVYGQQPYGYPPPPQGQGYPPAGYPPQGYQPQGYPK; encoded by the exons ATGGTGTCGCAGGAGTATCTGGAAAAAATGCAGGCTCGCCAGAATTACAGGAATCTCTGGCACACCGATCTCATGAGAACAATTCAAGCTGATACTCCTT ATTGCTGCTTTGCGTTATGGTG TGGACCATGTGCATCATACTTGCTCCGAAAACGAGCTCTTTACAATGATATGTCAAG ATACATTTGCTGTGCTGGTTATGTGCCATGTAGCGGTAAGTGTGGAGAAAGCAAGTGCCCTGAATTTTGTCTCTGCACTGAG GTCTTCTGCTGCTTTGGAAATTCGGTTGCATCAACACGTTTCCTTTTGCAAGATGAGTTCAACATACAAACAACACAATGCGACAACTGCATtatt GGTTTCATGTTTTGTCTCTCACAACTCGCATGCATATTCTCCATCATTGCGATGATTGTTGGAAGTAGTGAACTCCAAGAAGCTTCTCAGATATTGAACTGTTTGTCCGATTTTGTTTATTGCAC GGTTTGTGCATGTATGCAG ACACAGCATAAGGTTGAAATGGATAAAAGAGATGGTAAGTTTGGACCACAACCAGTGATGGCTGTGCCTCCGTTTCAGCAGATGTCGCGTATAGATCAGCCAGTACCTCCTCCAGTCGGATATCCACCTCAGCCAGTGTATGGGCAGCAGCCCTATGGGTATCCTCCACCTCCACAGGGGCAAGGTTACCCTCCTGCTGGTTATCCACCTCAAGGTTATCAACCCCAAGGTTATCCCAAGTGA
- the LOC122094692 gene encoding uncharacterized protein LOC122094692, which yields MSYDLFLLDGSFFRSPSSDIISSDVDLQLLSEPFLPFPHPSSSPTEILHGFSDQPNGFHQFPTETEICSSTDQTAVNLFSCSPPSQKLSNLFLGPTTQAQSQLTELNSADGLSCLSGLDMDTFGLMPEGFYVNLESSLLSNSYSNNDVQKDPAGMLQRSISSQSLDQRPGFSYHPRISSLMESPRLPIQVVVPPENTNCNVPMRRTCSTGDLHRMTQTHLNHGFASNPLSVDSTITEETSFKVGRYSPEERKLRIHRYRSKRTQRNFNKTIKYACRKTLADSRPRVRGRFARNEDSGEIPKLSGLNREEEDEDDLWVDGFQEEDEDAMMRAAIVGGGEGRFNGSFNPTEFQYCEF from the exons ATGTCATACGATCTTTTCCTCTTAGACGGTTCTTTCTTTCGTAGTCCAAGCTCTGATATCATCTCCTCTGATGTCGACTTGCAGTTACTATCTGAACCCTTTTTGCCTTTCCCTCACCCATCATCATCCCCAACTGAAATCCTCCATGGTTTCTCTGACCAACCAAATGGGTTTCACCAATTCCCAACCGAAACTGAAATCTGCTCCTCTACTGATCAAACTGCCGTAAATCTCTTTTCTTGTTCTCCTCCCAGCCAAAAATTGAGTAACTTGTTTCTAGGACCAACGACCCAGGCTCAATCTCAACTTACCGAACTCAATTCTGCTGATGGGCTCTCATGTTTATCTGGTTTGGATATGGATACATTTGGGTTGATGCCAGAAGGTTTTTATGTCAATCTTgaatcttctcttctttctaacagTTATAGTAATAACGATGTTCAGAAGGACCCAGCTGGAATGTTGCAGAGGAGCATCAGTAGCCAATCTCTGGATCAAAGACCCGGTTTTTCCTACCATCCTCGCATCAGTTCTTTAATGGAATCCCCAAGACTCCCAATTCAAGTTGTGGTTCCACCTGAGAACACTAATTGTAACGTGCCCATGAGAAGGACTTGCAGCACAGGCGATTTACAT AGAATGACACAAACACATTTGAATCATGGATTTGCTTCCAACCCGTTATCTGTAGATAGCACAATCACGGAAGAAACCAGTTTCAAAGTAGGAAGATACAGCCCAGAAGAGAGGAAACTTCGAATTCATAGGTACAGAAGCAAGCGAACACAGAGAAATTTCAACAAGACAATAAAG TATGCATGTCGGAAGACGCTGGCCGACAGTAGACCAAGAGTACGTGGCAGATTCGCTCGCAACGAAGATAGTGGAGAGATTCCCAAACTTTCAGGTTTAAACCgtgaggaagaagacgaagatgatCTTTGG GTCGATGGGTTCCAGGAGGAAGACGAAGATGCAATGATGAGAGCAGCAATAgtgggaggaggagaaggaaggtTTAATGGCAGCTTCAATCCTACTGAGTTTCAATACTGCGAGTTCTGA
- the LOC122094793 gene encoding uncharacterized mitochondrial protein AtMg00810-like → MDTAKPCATPIASGTKLLATTGELLANPTEYRQLVGALQNLTITRPDISYVVNQVCQFMQTPTTKHLQATKRILKYIKHTIGAEVHLKPTKLTLMAAFTDAYWVGYPDTCRSTSGFCTFLGDNLLSWSSKKQPTMSRSSAEA, encoded by the coding sequence ATGGACACAGCCAAGCCTTGTGCAACTCCAATAGCATCAGGTACTAAGTTGTTGGCAACAACAGGAGAattattggctaatcctacagAATATCGACAACTTGTTGGAGCTTTGCAAAATCTAACAATCACTCGTCCTGATATCTCATATGTGGTAAATCAGGTATGTCAGTTTATGCAAACTCCAACAACAAAACATTTACAAGCTACCAAGCGAATACTCAAATATATCAAACACACTATTGGAGCGGAAGTTCATCTAAAGCCAACCAAATTGACTCTAATGGCGGCATTCACAGATGCCTACTGGGTCGGCTACCCTGACACATGTCGCTCCACAAGTGGGTTCTGCACATTCCTGGGTGACAACCTCCTATCATGGTCATCGAAAAAGCAACCAACAATGTCACGCTCTAGTGCAGAAGCATAA